The segment CGGGTAATCGTTGGACCACATGAAAGTGTCCTGCCCCCAGCGCTCCATGAGACAGCCGCCCGCCGGGTCGCTGAAGAACGTGGCGTAGACCTGTTCCGCGACATACTCGCCGGGCATTTTTTTCATGTACGGCATATCCACCCGCTTGCGAAAGCGGAGATAGTACTTGTCCCATTCGTGGACGACAAACGGGATCCAGCCGACCTCGTTTTCGACGTAGACGAATTTGAGCTTGGGAAACCGGGCCGTCACGCCGCCGAATACCAGATCGAACAGGCTGTTGGCGGCGTCGTAGAGTTTCGTGTTCACGGTCGCCTTGAAGATGTCGAGGCCTTTGCGCTCGAAGCGGCTATAGTTAAAGCCGGTGAGAATGTGGAGATTGACCGGCATATTTAAACTCTCGGCCGCTTCCCAGAACGGATAATAATAGTCGCTGGTGAAAGGAAGATGCGCGGGCGGCACCTGCCAGATGAGACAACCCACCAGCCCTGACTTTTTACAGCGTTCCAGTTCTTGGATCGCGTTTTTTATATTGTACAGGGAGATCGATGGGATGCCGACCAGCCGCCCCGGCGCCGCTTTGCAGTATTCGATCAGCCAATCGTTGGCGATCCGAAAACAGGCTTCCTGCAAATCGGCGTCCTCCAATGCGAAAAGACGCAGCCCGGAAGTGGGGTAGAGCACTTCGGCCGATACGCCGTCGACTTCCATTTCGCCGATCCGCGCGGTGGGGTCCCAGCCGCCGGGTTTTTCACCCGGCGAATTGCGTGGCGGGTACTTGGGATATTTTTCCCTGAGCCCCGGCGGCAAGTTTTTCTCCCAGAGATCCGCCGGCTCTATAATATGTGAATCGGCCGAAATAATGACTTCATCGGCAAGAGCGGACGGCGCTTTTCGAGCGGCGGCGGCTATGCTCATGGACGGTGACCTCCTCTCGATTAACACGTCTGTTTTAATTCGTCCCGCGGGTCCTGGTCAACCCCTGCATATCTTTAAGCCGGGCGGGGTTGTATTTTTAGGAGGTTGTCTTCCTCCCGATCGTTGACAAGTCGAGACCAGATCGGATATTCCACTAAGAGGCTCAAAAGATTCAGAGGAGGACGCCACAATGGTTATGTTAGGCACCGATATGAAGATAGCCGAAACCCCGAAGGACGGCCTTAAAGATTACAAGAAACCGGACGCGTACTCGGACTGGCTCGAGCAGGAAGGCGTGAAGGTCCATGAGGAGTTCTACTTTCCGAGCTTGGCCAACGTCGAGCTGGGCCCATGGGAGCGCAAGGGAGGCAGCGGCGCCGTCATCCATATCGCCAACCGCCACATGCCCAACGACTGTCACGTGGTAGAGATCAAGCCCGGGGGCAAGTCCGAGCCGGAGCACCACATGTACGAGCTTACGATCTACGTCGTATCGGGGCGCGGCGCGACGACGATCTGGCAAGACCCCAAACAGAAAAATACCTTCGAGTGGCACGCCGGCAGCCTTTTTTCCATTCCGCTGAACGCGTGGTACCAGAACTTCAACGGCAGCGGCCAGGAGACGGTCCGCTACCTCGCCGTGACCAACGCGCCGCCGATGATGCGCTTCTTTCAGGACAACGAATTCATATTCAACTGCGATTTCATCTTCCGCGGCCGCTATTCGGGCGAGGAGGACTACTTCAGCGGCAACGGCAAGCTCTTCACGCGAAGGATCTGGGAGTCGAACTTCATCGCCAATGCGCCGGACATGAAGCTGTACGGATGGAAGGAGCGGGGCGCCGGCGGTATCAACGCCATGCTGGAGATGGCGAACAACAACCAGAAGAGCCACATTTCGGAGTTCCCCATAGGCACGTACAAGAAGGCGCACCGCCACGGCCCGGGCGCGCACCTCGTGCTGCTGAGCGGCACCGCCGGCTACTCCTTGGTTTGGACCAAGGAAGACCGCTCCGACATGATCAAGTGCGACTGGCAACTCGGCTCCATGGTCATCGTTCCCAGCGACAACTGCTTTCACCAGCATTTCAACTCAGGCACCACTCGGGCGCGCTACCTGGCGCTCCGGTCCGGCGATATGGGCCTCAACTCGCCCCGGGCCGGCGGCGGGGAGTATGCCGACCGCAGCATGAAAGAAGGCGGCTGGCAGATCGAGTACGGCGACGAAGACCGCGAGATCCACCAGATCTTCGAGAAGGAGCTCAAGGAAAACGGCGCGCCGTGCAAGATGAAGGCGTTTGTGCCGTGGTGCACCGGCGAGGTCGGTCCCACGAGCGAGCGCGAAACATAGCAGGCCGTTGAAAGTTGAAAAAGGTCATAGCCCGCCCGGGAGTCTCTCTCCGGGCCGATGCGATACGTCCTGTGTTACGCGGCACGAGAGTTCTAGGAGAAGTTCTGCCGGCACGCTTGATGCTCCTCGTCCCACGCATCGGCCCTTCAAGAAACCCCCAGGCGGGCATTGTGATGGTTGCGCCTGGCCGCTGAGATTTTTCTGAGCGCCCGCACTTGATGCGCTTGTCTACGAGCCCCAACTTTCGTTTTTCTCCTTAAGAGTGCCCGCCGTATGCGATCAGCCAGCGAGTCAAACGCTTGCCGGGTGAGCGTTGTCATCTGCACTTACAATCGCGCCGAGAGTTTGGGCCGCGCGTTGTCGAGCCTGAGCGAAATGCTCGTGCCGCCGGAAATCTCCTGGGAAGTTCTCGTTGTGGACAACAACTCTACGGACGGCACGCGAGGGACCGCCGAGACTTTCGCGCGCGATGCCCGGATGACCGTCCGATACGTTTTCGCGGAGCGCCAGGGGCTCAATCATGCGCGCAACGCCGGCGTCCAGGCGGCCAGGGGCGAGTTTATTTTTTTTATCGATGACGATGTCGAGGTTACCCGCAACTGGTTGCCGGAGATGACGAAAGCCTTCGACCTGAACCCGGTCGTGGGCGTAGGCGGGCGGGTGTTAATCAAAGACGATCTCCCCCGGCCGGCCTGGTGGCATGCGGAGTATGACGGCGCGCTGGGAAAATTCGACCCCGGAGAGACGGCCATTCTTTCCGACGACACCTATACCAGCATCGTCGGCATCGGCGCCAATCTCGCTTTCAAGCGCTCCGTGTTCGAAAAATACGGCGGCTTTCGACCGGATCTCGACCGGCGAAAAAATAAACTGCTGATGGGCGGAGACGTCGAATTTTACCAAAAAATCAAAAAGGCGGGCGAGTTGACCATGTATTATCCGGCCGCGATGGTGTATCATTGCCCGGATCCGTCCCGGTTTACAAAATCGTATTTGCGCCGGTGGTATTTTCGCATCGGCGAGTGGGGCGCGCAAAAACTTGCTCCCGGGGCGTGCACGCTAGGGATGGTTCCAAGATGGAAGTATCGACAGACGCTCGAGCAGTTGTCGAAAACTTTCACCATGAGCTTGACCCTGCGGCATCGCGAAGCGTTTTATCATGAGCTCCAGTTTCTTTCGCTGCTCGGATATTTTTTCGGGGCGGCAAAGAATTCCGTGAAGAGGAGGTCTTTTCAAGCCGCACCGTAAGCGCATGTATTCTCCGACGCATCAATTCGAGCTCATCGGCCACCTGGTACGACGGGATTTTCGCTTGCACTATACCGGCTCGGTCTTGGGCGTTCTCTGGTCGGTCGCGCTTCCCCTGATTCAATTGCTCGTCTTTGTTTTTCTATTCGGCAAGGTCGTCCCGTTGGACATCGAGGATTATCCGGCGTTTGTTTTCAGCGCCCTCTTGCCGTGGACCTGGTTCAGCAGCTCCGCGGGGTCGGCCGGAAATCTTTTCACCGCCAATCGTGATCTGCTCCGGCGGCCGAATTTCGCGCCGGCGACTTTGATCGTGGTCAATACCCTCTCCAATTTGCTCACGTATCTCGTGAGCTTGCCCATTTTGCTCGTCGTGCTCGCTCTGCATGGCCGTCCTCCGACGACGGCGGTGCTGGCATTTCCCCTGCTGGTTCTCTTT is part of the Candidatus Binatia bacterium genome and harbors:
- a CDS encoding glycosyltransferase family A protein; translated protein: MSVVICTYNRAESLGRALSSLSEMLVPPEISWEVLVVDNNSTDGTRGTAETFARDARMTVRYVFAERQGLNHARNAGVQAARGEFIFFIDDDVEVTRNWLPEMTKAFDLNPVVGVGGRVLIKDDLPRPAWWHAEYDGALGKFDPGETAILSDDTYTSIVGIGANLAFKRSVFEKYGGFRPDLDRRKNKLLMGGDVEFYQKIKKAGELTMYYPAAMVYHCPDPSRFTKSYLRRWYFRIGEWGAQKLAPGACTLGMVPRWKYRQTLEQLSKTFTMSLTLRHREAFYHELQFLSLLGYFFGAAKNSVKRRSFQAAP
- a CDS encoding ABC transporter permease, with the protein product MYSPTHQFELIGHLVRRDFRLHYTGSVLGVLWSVALPLIQLLVFVFLFGKVVPLDIEDYPAFVFSALLPWTWFSSSAGSAGNLFTANRDLLRRPNFAPATLIVVNTLSNLLTYLVSLPILLVVLALHGRPPTTAVLAFPLLVLFQGIMLVGLGLAIATLNVFYRDVGHLTSVALSLLFYLIPIFYRPLKLGAAYSGLLLWNPIARLIQSYREIFFYQRAPDWESMVYCSVASLVVAGAGFWIYRLQRPHVMDAL
- a CDS encoding amidohydrolase family protein, with translation MSIAAAARKAPSALADEVIISADSHIIEPADLWEKNLPPGLREKYPKYPPRNSPGEKPGGWDPTARIGEMEVDGVSAEVLYPTSGLRLFALEDADLQEACFRIANDWLIEYCKAAPGRLVGIPSISLYNIKNAIQELERCKKSGLVGCLIWQVPPAHLPFTSDYYYPFWEAAESLNMPVNLHILTGFNYSRFERKGLDIFKATVNTKLYDAANSLFDLVFGGVTARFPKLKFVYVENEVGWIPFVVHEWDKYYLRFRKRVDMPYMKKMPGEYVAEQVYATFFSDPAGGCLMERWGQDTFMWSNDYPHAASTWPHSREVIARELGHLPKDVLRKITRENVIKLYDLKIDGVNA
- a CDS encoding cupin domain-containing protein, translated to MVMLGTDMKIAETPKDGLKDYKKPDAYSDWLEQEGVKVHEEFYFPSLANVELGPWERKGGSGAVIHIANRHMPNDCHVVEIKPGGKSEPEHHMYELTIYVVSGRGATTIWQDPKQKNTFEWHAGSLFSIPLNAWYQNFNGSGQETVRYLAVTNAPPMMRFFQDNEFIFNCDFIFRGRYSGEEDYFSGNGKLFTRRIWESNFIANAPDMKLYGWKERGAGGINAMLEMANNNQKSHISEFPIGTYKKAHRHGPGAHLVLLSGTAGYSLVWTKEDRSDMIKCDWQLGSMVIVPSDNCFHQHFNSGTTRARYLALRSGDMGLNSPRAGGGEYADRSMKEGGWQIEYGDEDREIHQIFEKELKENGAPCKMKAFVPWCTGEVGPTSERET